In one Methylocaldum szegediense genomic region, the following are encoded:
- a CDS encoding GlsB/YeaQ/YmgE family stress response membrane protein translates to MLLWIIFGGIAGWVASLIVGRGDQMGILANIVVGIIGAFIGGWIADRLGFGGKPGVERPTTLVSFATAVFGAVILLVILNALF, encoded by the coding sequence ATGTTGCTTTGGATTATTTTCGGCGGGATTGCCGGCTGGGTCGCCAGTCTGATTGTCGGACGAGGGGATCAGATGGGCATTTTGGCCAATATCGTAGTCGGTATCATCGGCGCATTTATCGGAGGTTGGATCGCCGATCGTTTGGGATTCGGAGGAAAGCCGGGTGTCGAGCGTCCGACAACTTTGGTAAGCTTCGCTACGGCCGTGTTTGGCGCCGTGATTTTGTTGGTGATTTTGAACGCCTTGTTTTAG
- a CDS encoding amino acid permease produces MQILRTKKTTADDFQESGLRRCLSAMDLTLLGIGAIIGTGIFVLTGIAAATQAGPAVIISFVIAGFACAFAALSYAELASSVGGCGSAYGYSYAAFGELAAWIIGWDLILEYGLSVAAVANGWSGYFNNALTAIGLPLPDYLTRAPELGGIINLPAAGIVMVLMILLIIGVKESARLNSIMVFIKVMTIAVFVSVAMFNINPANWHPFMPFGWFDHTTDGKPIGIFAAASIVFFAYVGFDAVSTATEEARNPKKDVPIGIVAALVFCTLIYIVVAGLLTAVVPYTELNVSSPVAHALQLLGLNWASALVATGVITGLTTVMLVLYYALTRIIFAMSRDGLLSPWFSTVNPKTQTPVRVIILCGFLIASVAGFVPLSELAELVNIGTLFAFVLVCVGVIILRITEPDMHRPFKAPANPVLPTLGALCCGALMVFLPATTWYRFTIWLGIGLIVYFLYSVRHSKLAKTEEAQTNEV; encoded by the coding sequence ATGCAGATTTTACGAACCAAGAAAACCACTGCGGACGATTTTCAGGAGAGTGGACTAAGACGCTGTCTCAGCGCGATGGATCTGACCCTCCTCGGAATCGGAGCCATCATTGGCACCGGCATCTTCGTGTTGACCGGCATCGCGGCGGCAACTCAGGCAGGACCGGCGGTGATCATCTCCTTCGTGATTGCGGGCTTTGCCTGCGCATTCGCCGCGCTGTCCTACGCCGAGCTGGCTTCGAGCGTGGGCGGGTGTGGCAGCGCCTATGGATACAGCTATGCCGCGTTCGGCGAATTGGCGGCCTGGATCATCGGCTGGGACCTGATCCTGGAATACGGGCTCTCGGTGGCAGCCGTGGCGAACGGTTGGTCCGGCTATTTCAACAACGCTCTAACGGCTATCGGCTTGCCGCTTCCCGATTATCTAACCCGCGCGCCAGAATTGGGCGGCATCATCAATCTCCCGGCGGCGGGCATCGTGATGGTTCTGATGATCCTGCTGATCATCGGCGTCAAGGAAAGCGCCCGGCTTAACTCGATCATGGTCTTCATCAAGGTGATGACCATAGCCGTGTTCGTCTCGGTCGCGATGTTCAACATCAATCCCGCAAATTGGCATCCCTTCATGCCTTTCGGCTGGTTCGATCACACCACCGATGGCAAGCCGATCGGCATTTTCGCGGCCGCGTCCATCGTGTTCTTCGCTTATGTCGGATTCGATGCCGTTTCCACGGCTACCGAGGAGGCGCGCAATCCAAAAAAAGACGTACCTATAGGCATCGTCGCGGCACTGGTTTTCTGCACGCTGATCTATATCGTGGTGGCGGGACTGCTGACGGCGGTCGTCCCCTATACGGAACTCAACGTGTCGTCTCCGGTAGCCCATGCGCTCCAGCTCCTAGGGCTGAACTGGGCATCGGCACTGGTCGCGACCGGCGTCATTACCGGGCTAACCACGGTCATGCTGGTGCTTTATTACGCGCTGACCCGCATCATCTTTGCGATGTCGCGTGACGGTCTCCTGTCACCGTGGTTTTCGACCGTGAATCCGAAAACCCAAACTCCGGTGAGAGTCATCATATTGTGCGGATTTCTGATTGCGTCCGTGGCTGGTTTCGTGCCGCTCAGCGAACTCGCCGAATTGGTCAACATAGGTACACTGTTCGCATTCGTGCTGGTCTGTGTCGGCGTGATCATCCTCCGCATCACCGAACCCGACATGCACCGGCCCTTCAAGGCACCCGCCAATCCGGTACTCCCGACACTGGGCGCTCTCTGCTGCGGTGCGCTGATGGTCTTTCTACCAGCTACCACCTGGTACCGTTTCACGATCTGGCTAGGCATTGGGCTAATCGTCTATTTCCTATACTCGGTGCGCCACAGCAAGCTCGCGAAGACGGAAGAAGCCCAAACGAACGAGGTATAG
- a CDS encoding SRPBCC family protein, protein MATLHKSIEVNVPVKVAYNQWTQFEDFPNFMENLVEVRQIDDSHVHWHAEIAGKHKEWDTEIVEQIPDQRIAWRSMAGSENQGVVTFEPIATDRTRVSVDIEYQPETAMEKVGAMLGMVSSNVEKDLQNFRDFIESRGHETGAWRGELH, encoded by the coding sequence ATGGCTACGCTGCACAAATCCATCGAAGTCAACGTACCGGTAAAGGTTGCCTACAACCAATGGACGCAGTTTGAAGATTTTCCAAATTTTATGGAAAACCTCGTTGAGGTTCGCCAGATCGATGATAGCCATGTTCATTGGCACGCCGAGATCGCCGGTAAGCACAAGGAATGGGACACCGAAATCGTCGAGCAAATACCGGATCAACGCATCGCGTGGCGCAGCATGGCGGGATCGGAGAATCAGGGCGTGGTGACGTTCGAGCCGATTGCCACCGACCGTACCCGCGTCAGCGTCGACATCGAATATCAACCTGAAACTGCGATGGAAAAGGTCGGGGCCATGCTCGGGATGGTGTCGTCCAATGTGGAAAAAGACCTGCAGAACTTCAGGGATTTCATTGAGTCGCGCGGACACGAAACTGGCGCCTGGCGGGGAGAACTCCATTGA
- a CDS encoding IS481 family transposase: MQIRLHKNARTTPAVRQAIQASTLSERALAQKHGISRTTVRKWKHRSSVEDASHRPHTLRTTLTPAQEAIVVYLRQALLLPLDDLLAVTREFLNPAVSRSGLDRCLRRHGVASLKTLLPPTEKAKVKPFKAYEPGFLHLDVKYLPAIDGEPRRYLFVAIDRATRWVYVALKPNRTALSAKDFLKAVIQAAPFRIQKCLTDNGSEFTDRFLTRTRQPSGTHEFDRLCTEQGIEHRLIPPGRPQTNGLVERFNGRIEEVLQTHHFDSTADLDTTLHRYVELYNHHIPQKALRHLTPIQALKNWQLSHPHLFRKKVYDLAGLDR, from the coding sequence ATGCAGATTCGTCTTCATAAGAACGCCCGTACCACCCCGGCCGTTCGGCAGGCCATTCAAGCGTCCACGTTGAGCGAGCGCGCCTTGGCCCAAAAGCATGGCATTAGCCGAACGACCGTCCGCAAGTGGAAACACCGCTCCTCGGTCGAAGATGCCTCACACCGGCCCCACACCCTCAGAACCACGCTCACGCCCGCCCAGGAAGCCATCGTGGTCTACCTCCGCCAAGCTCTGCTCCTCCCCTTGGATGATCTCCTGGCCGTGACCCGGGAATTTCTCAATCCCGCCGTGTCCCGTTCCGGGCTAGACCGCTGCCTGCGCCGCCACGGGGTGGCGTCCCTCAAGACCCTGCTTCCGCCTACAGAGAAGGCGAAGGTCAAACCCTTCAAGGCCTATGAGCCCGGCTTCCTTCACCTGGATGTTAAGTACTTGCCCGCCATCGACGGCGAACCCCGCCGATACCTGTTCGTCGCCATCGACCGCGCCACCCGCTGGGTCTATGTCGCCCTCAAGCCCAACCGCACCGCCTTAAGCGCAAAGGACTTCCTCAAAGCGGTGATTCAGGCCGCGCCTTTCCGCATCCAGAAATGCCTGACCGACAACGGCTCGGAGTTTACCGACCGTTTCCTGACCCGAACTCGGCAGCCCTCGGGGACGCATGAGTTTGACCGCCTCTGTACTGAACAAGGCATCGAACATCGCCTGATTCCGCCGGGCCGGCCCCAAACGAATGGCCTGGTGGAACGCTTCAATGGCCGCATCGAGGAGGTGTTGCAAACCCATCACTTCGATTCAACCGCCGATCTGGACACCACCCTGCACCGCTATGTCGAGCTGTACAATCATCACATTCCCCAAAAGGCCTTACGCCATCTCACCCCGATCCAGGCTCTCAAAAACTGGCAACTGTCCCATCCTCATCTTTTTCGAAAGAAGGTTTACGATCTTGCGGGACTTGACAGATAA
- a CDS encoding helix-turn-helix domain-containing protein, which produces MIYDKFSQITDDRIVASLIGMPKAKFTALVKVFESAALAIDRERVEKGEIKHVKQGGPKGYLDSYEKKLFFVLYYLKTYPTFDVLGFHFGFSGGHAHAHIDRLLPVLVRALTSLNVMPERTLTTPEEFSQLIDQYKNIVIDGVEVACVRPQDETEQEKHYSGKKKTYAQIPRNLRL; this is translated from the coding sequence GTGATCTACGACAAATTTAGCCAAATAACCGATGACCGTATCGTGGCATCGTTGATTGGAATGCCCAAGGCGAAGTTCACAGCCCTCGTCAAAGTATTCGAGTCGGCCGCTCTCGCCATCGATCGAGAGCGTGTCGAAAAGGGCGAGATAAAACACGTCAAACAGGGCGGCCCTAAAGGTTATCTTGATTCTTACGAGAAAAAGCTGTTTTTCGTTTTGTACTATTTGAAAACCTATCCCACTTTTGACGTTCTGGGCTTTCATTTCGGTTTTAGTGGCGGACATGCCCATGCCCATATCGACCGGTTGCTGCCGGTTTTAGTGCGAGCGTTGACAAGCCTCAACGTCATGCCGGAGCGCACACTAACAACCCCAGAAGAATTCTCTCAACTCATTGATCAATATAAGAACATAGTGATCGATGGCGTAGAGGTCGCTTGCGTTCGACCCCAAGATGAAACTGAACAGGAAAAGCATTACAGCGGAAAAAAAAAGACATACGCTCAAATCCCTCGTAATCTCCGACTTTAA
- a CDS encoding transposase family protein, with translation MKLNRKSITAEKKRHTLKSLVISDFNRRILFLCCIVAGSVHDYTLMKDVFTPGSAWFEKVNLWLDLGFLGADKDYQSTQIYLPHKKPRKSKKNPNPTLTPEQKKQNRKQAATRVIVEHAIGGMKFFHCLMHRIRNHLGHFVDYFFSLSAGLWNYKIC, from the coding sequence ATGAAACTGAACAGGAAAAGCATTACAGCGGAAAAAAAAAGACATACGCTCAAATCCCTCGTAATCTCCGACTTTAATCGAAGGATATTGTTTTTGTGCTGCATTGTGGCAGGCAGCGTACATGACTACACACTCATGAAAGACGTCTTCACACCGGGTTCAGCGTGGTTCGAGAAGGTCAATTTATGGCTTGACTTAGGATTTCTGGGCGCGGACAAAGATTATCAAAGTACCCAAATATATCTACCCCACAAGAAACCCAGAAAATCCAAGAAAAACCCTAATCCGACATTGACGCCTGAGCAGAAGAAACAGAACAGAAAACAAGCCGCCACGCGGGTCATCGTTGAGCATGCCATCGGTGGCATGAAGTTCTTCCACTGCTTGATGCATCGGATTAGAAATCATCTGGGTCACTTCGTGGATTATTTTTTCTCACTTTCCGCCGGTCTTTGGAACTACAAAATCTGTTGA